A stretch of Physeter macrocephalus isolate SW-GA chromosome 8, ASM283717v5, whole genome shotgun sequence DNA encodes these proteins:
- the TICAM2 gene encoding TIR domain-containing adapter molecule 2 isoform X2, whose protein sequence is MLSSASDLHVHSVDTSQRHHKSDSKKSEEISLRDAAAQSNTAEMPTGDQEGAKGVEEMPEEEAEEEVFLKFVILHAEEDTDEALRVQNLLENDFGIKPGIIFAEMPCGRQHLQNLDDAVNGSAWTILLLTKNFLRDTWCKFQFYTSLMNSVNRRHKYNSVIPMRPLNNPLPRERTPFALRTINALEEESRGFPTQVERIFQDSVYRIQQAIWKETRHTVQRQFIA, encoded by the exons ATGCTCTCCTCAGCCTCGGACCTACATGT CCACAGTGTGGATACGAGTCAAAGACATCACAAGTCAGATTCCAAGAAATCTGAAGAAATCTCCCTGAGGGATGCTGCTGCTCAGAGCAACACAGCAGAGATGCCAACAGGGGACCAGGAGGGGGCCAAGGGAGTGGAGGAGATgccagaagaggaagcagaagaagAGGTGTTCCTCAAATTTGTGATACTGCATGCTGAAGAAGACACAGACGAAGCCCTCCGAGTCCAGAATCTGCTGGAAAATGACTTCGGCATCAAACCTGGAATAATCTTTGCTGAGATGCCATGTGGCAGGCAGCATTTACAGAATTTGGATGATGCTGTCAATGGGTCTGCCTGGACAATCTTATTATTGACCAAAAACTTTTTAAGAGATACCTGGTGTAAGTTCCAGTTCTATACGTCCCTCATGAACTCTGTTAACAGGCGGCACAAGTACAACTCCGTCATCCCCATGCGGCCCCTGAACAACCCCCTGCCCCGAGAAAGGACTCCCTTTGCTCTGCGAACCATCAACGCCCTGGAGGAAGAAAGTCGTGGCTTTCCTACACAAGTGGAAAGGATTTTTCAGGATTCTGTATATAGGATACAGCAAGCTATATGGAAAGAGACCAGACATACGGTACAAAGGCAATTTATTGCCTGA
- the TICAM2 gene encoding TIR domain-containing adapter molecule 2 isoform X1 codes for MGIGKSKTDPCPLSLSWGKSHSVDTSQRHHKSDSKKSEEISLRDAAAQSNTAEMPTGDQEGAKGVEEMPEEEAEEEVFLKFVILHAEEDTDEALRVQNLLENDFGIKPGIIFAEMPCGRQHLQNLDDAVNGSAWTILLLTKNFLRDTWCKFQFYTSLMNSVNRRHKYNSVIPMRPLNNPLPRERTPFALRTINALEEESRGFPTQVERIFQDSVYRIQQAIWKETRHTVQRQFIA; via the coding sequence ATGGGTATCGGAAAGTCTAAAACGGATCcctgtcctctttctctctcttggggTAAAAGCCACAGTGTGGATACGAGTCAAAGACATCACAAGTCAGATTCCAAGAAATCTGAAGAAATCTCCCTGAGGGATGCTGCTGCTCAGAGCAACACAGCAGAGATGCCAACAGGGGACCAGGAGGGGGCCAAGGGAGTGGAGGAGATgccagaagaggaagcagaagaagAGGTGTTCCTCAAATTTGTGATACTGCATGCTGAAGAAGACACAGACGAAGCCCTCCGAGTCCAGAATCTGCTGGAAAATGACTTCGGCATCAAACCTGGAATAATCTTTGCTGAGATGCCATGTGGCAGGCAGCATTTACAGAATTTGGATGATGCTGTCAATGGGTCTGCCTGGACAATCTTATTATTGACCAAAAACTTTTTAAGAGATACCTGGTGTAAGTTCCAGTTCTATACGTCCCTCATGAACTCTGTTAACAGGCGGCACAAGTACAACTCCGTCATCCCCATGCGGCCCCTGAACAACCCCCTGCCCCGAGAAAGGACTCCCTTTGCTCTGCGAACCATCAACGCCCTGGAGGAAGAAAGTCGTGGCTTTCCTACACAAGTGGAAAGGATTTTTCAGGATTCTGTATATAGGATACAGCAAGCTATATGGAAAGAGACCAGACATACGGTACAAAGGCAATTTATTGCCTGA